Proteins found in one Nostoc sp. NIES-3756 genomic segment:
- the nifH gene encoding nitrogenase iron protein — MSIDKKIRQIAFYGKGGIGKSTTSQNTLAAMAEMGQRILIVGCDPKADSTRLMLHSKAQTTVLHLAAERGAVEDLELEEVMLTGFRGVKCVESGGPEPGVGCAGRGIITAINFLEENGAYQDVDFVSYDVLGDVVCGGFAMPIRENKAQEIYIVTSGEMMAMYAANNIARGILKYAHTGGVRLGGLICNSRNVDREIELIETLAKRLNTQMIHYVPRDNIVQHAELRRMTVNEYAPDSNQSNEYRILANKIINNENLKVPTPIEMEELEELLIEFGILESEENAAKMIGTAAESTK; from the coding sequence ATGAGTATTGACAAAAAAATTAGACAAATCGCTTTCTACGGTAAAGGCGGTATCGGTAAATCTACTACCTCCCAAAACACCTTAGCTGCTATGGCAGAGATGGGTCAACGTATCCTTATCGTAGGTTGTGACCCCAAAGCTGACTCCACCCGTTTGATGCTACACTCCAAAGCACAAACCACCGTATTACACTTGGCTGCTGAACGTGGTGCAGTTGAAGACCTAGAACTCGAAGAAGTCATGCTAACAGGCTTCCGTGGCGTGAAGTGCGTTGAGTCTGGTGGGCCAGAACCTGGTGTTGGTTGTGCTGGTCGTGGTATTATCACCGCCATCAACTTCCTAGAAGAAAATGGTGCTTACCAAGATGTTGACTTCGTATCCTATGACGTATTAGGCGACGTTGTATGTGGTGGTTTCGCAATGCCTATCCGCGAAAATAAAGCGCAAGAAATCTACATCGTTACATCAGGCGAAATGATGGCGATGTACGCTGCAAACAACATCGCTCGCGGTATTTTGAAATATGCACATACAGGTGGTGTGCGTTTGGGTGGTTTGATTTGTAACAGCCGTAACGTTGACAGAGAAATCGAACTGATCGAAACTCTGGCAAAACGTTTGAACACCCAAATGATTCACTACGTACCCCGCGACAACATTGTTCAACACGCTGAGTTGCGTCGGATGACAGTTAACGAGTACGCACCCGACAGCAACCAATCTAACGAATACCGGATTTTGGCTAACAAAATCATCAACAACGAAAATCTCAAAGTTCCCACCCCAATTGAAATGGAAGAACTAGAAGAATTGTTGATTGAGTTCGGTATTCTTGAAAGTGAAGAAAATGCTGCAAAAATGATTGGTACAGCTGCTGAAAGCACTAAGTAA
- a CDS encoding SDR family NAD(P)-dependent oxidoreductase — protein sequence MNKKDNFKYKQTALITGAANGIGYELAYIFAQNNYNLVLVDRLEGKLQEIAQNFQEEFSISVKYIVKDLSKATSPEEIFQELAQDNIKVDVLVNNAGFGTYGLFNETSLTDELEMLQVNLVCMTHLTKLFLKNMVEQGKGKILNVSSAAAFQPGPLMAVYFATKAYVLSFSEALANELEGTGVTVTVLCPGTTKSAFHERTGMADSKLVKGKRMMDAATVANIGYHALMNGKTIVIPGLINKLMAKSVRFIPRNLVTKIVRNMQEDK from the coding sequence ATGAATAAAAAAGACAACTTTAAGTACAAGCAGACTGCGCTTATTACTGGTGCAGCTAATGGCATCGGTTATGAATTGGCATACATTTTTGCCCAAAATAATTACAATCTTGTATTAGTAGATCGACTAGAGGGCAAGCTTCAAGAAATTGCCCAAAATTTTCAAGAAGAATTTAGCATTTCTGTTAAATATATTGTCAAAGATTTATCCAAAGCAACGTCTCCTGAAGAAATTTTCCAAGAATTAGCACAGGACAATATTAAAGTTGATGTGCTGGTTAATAATGCTGGGTTTGGTACATATGGATTATTTAACGAAACTAGTCTTACTGATGAATTAGAAATGCTACAGGTAAATTTGGTATGTATGACTCATCTCACTAAGTTATTCCTGAAAAATATGGTTGAGCAAGGTAAAGGTAAAATTTTAAACGTCTCTTCAGCTGCGGCTTTTCAACCAGGGCCTTTGATGGCAGTTTATTTTGCTACTAAAGCTTACGTTTTATCTTTTTCAGAAGCACTTGCTAATGAGTTAGAAGGTACAGGTGTAACTGTGACGGTTCTTTGTCCAGGAACAACAAAATCTGCTTTTCATGAAAGGACAGGGATGGCAGATTCTAAACTTGTTAAGGGAAAAAGAATGATGGATGCCGCAACTGTAGCAAATATTGGTTATCATGCTTTAATGAATGGCAAAACAATTGTGATTCCTGGTCTAATAAATAAATTAATGGCCAAAAGCGTAAGATTTATACCTAGAAATCTGGTAACTAAAATTGTTAGAAATATGCAGGAAGATAAATAA
- a CDS encoding carbohydrate ABC transporter permease, with protein sequence MNKISRIPWIKLFLYLVLTIYAIITLIPFLWALSASFKPLSEIVIGGTNFIPKNFTLNNYKQIFLQEPLFWRWLFNSVFIAVSVTLLNLIFNSMAGYALARLHFIGKNFWFLLILAVLAVPAQITLIPTFLILKAIGWLNSYQGMIVPSMVNATFIFMMRQFFVNFPRELEEAAQLDGLNTWGIFRYIVLPLAKPALAAQGIFVFMSSWNNFLLPVVILFDPEMFTLPLGLNTFKGLYISYWNYIMAASMVFTLPALGIYAFFNRYFIQTATFTGGKG encoded by the coding sequence TTGAATAAAATTTCTCGCATACCTTGGATCAAACTATTTTTATACTTGGTGCTGACAATTTATGCAATTATTACTTTGATTCCTTTTTTATGGGCATTGTCAGCATCATTTAAACCGTTATCAGAAATAGTAATCGGTGGCACTAATTTCATACCAAAAAACTTTACCTTAAATAATTACAAGCAAATATTTTTACAAGAGCCTTTATTTTGGCGTTGGCTGTTCAACAGTGTATTTATTGCTGTTAGCGTGACGCTCTTAAACTTAATATTTAACTCTATGGCGGGTTATGCCTTGGCTAGACTGCACTTTATAGGTAAAAACTTCTGGTTTTTGTTAATTTTGGCAGTTTTGGCAGTTCCAGCACAAATTACATTAATTCCCACATTTTTGATTTTAAAGGCGATCGGTTGGTTAAATTCTTATCAAGGCATGATTGTACCTAGCATGGTTAATGCTACTTTTATCTTTATGATGCGGCAATTTTTTGTTAATTTTCCCAGAGAATTAGAAGAAGCTGCCCAATTAGATGGCTTAAATACCTGGGGAATTTTTAGATATATTGTCCTACCTTTAGCAAAACCAGCACTAGCAGCACAAGGCATTTTTGTCTTTATGAGTAGTTGGAATAATTTCTTATTACCCGTGGTTATTTTATTTGACCCTGAAATGTTCACTCTACCCTTGGGTTTGAACACCTTCAAAGGTTTATACATTAGTTATTGGAACTACATCATGGCAGCTTCTATGGTATTTACCCTCCCTGCTTTAGGTATATATGCTTTCTTTAACCGCTACTTTATCCAAACTGCTACCTTTACAGGAGGTAAAGGATAG
- a CDS encoding carbohydrate ABC transporter permease: MSVIPQASPTTPRTGGSKFSVKKILLPVAVVLVVLFSLAPALWQLLTSFKVNEDIAAVPTVYFPTRFTFNHYIELFTRRPFWRYIFNSAFVSIISTSVSLAIGAPAAYALARLRPWGGKAILASILIVTLFPGILLFLGLLEIIQALKLGNNYLALIIPYTAINLPLTILVLRSFFEQLPKDLEDSARVDGYNTFQLLWQIVLPMTLPALVTTGILTFIFAWNEFIFALTFMTREELKTIPVAAAQLGGATVYEIPYGPIAAATVVGTIPLVLLVLFFQRRIVQGLTAGAVKG; encoded by the coding sequence ATGAGTGTAATTCCCCAAGCAAGTCCCACAACTCCCAGAACAGGGGGAAGCAAGTTTTCTGTTAAAAAAATCTTGTTGCCTGTAGCAGTTGTCTTAGTGGTGCTATTCAGCCTAGCGCCGGCTTTATGGCAATTGCTGACCTCGTTTAAAGTCAATGAAGATATTGCTGCCGTTCCTACTGTTTATTTTCCCACGCGATTCACTTTCAATCACTATATTGAGTTATTTACTCGTCGCCCATTTTGGCGTTACATCTTTAACAGTGCCTTTGTATCAATTATCTCTACATCTGTATCTTTAGCGATCGGCGCACCTGCTGCTTATGCCCTGGCACGGTTACGCCCTTGGGGTGGAAAAGCCATCCTCGCCAGCATTCTCATCGTGACTTTATTTCCAGGCATTTTATTGTTCTTGGGATTGTTAGAAATTATTCAGGCGCTCAAACTGGGTAACAACTATTTGGCGCTAATTATTCCCTACACCGCCATCAATTTACCCCTGACAATTCTAGTCCTCAGAAGCTTTTTCGAGCAGTTACCCAAGGACTTGGAAGACTCTGCCAGAGTTGACGGTTACAACACCTTTCAACTACTCTGGCAAATTGTTCTACCCATGACCCTTCCCGCCTTAGTCACAACTGGGATTCTCACCTTTATTTTTGCTTGGAATGAGTTTATCTTCGCTCTCACATTTATGACCCGCGAAGAATTGAAGACAATTCCCGTGGCGGCTGCTCAATTAGGTGGTGCAACCGTATACGAAATTCCCTATGGCCCCATCGCGGCTGCAACTGTCGTAGGGACTATACCCCTAGTTTTACTAGTTTTGTTTTTCCAACGCAGAATTGTCCAAGGTTTGACGGCTGGTGCTGTAAAAGGATAA
- a CDS encoding HlyD family secretion protein — translation MPMFKRPHASQSTETVNGQPSSLHELKVLREPKSVRSLASNVAMILISTALLSWSFHFMKAQLTTVNSVDAVMNGRLTDIRAQQEGVLSKVTVKTGQSISSKELLFVIENQRASQLQAQEISSRLNQQEAELRQLEERLAHKLSLLNIVNRDAVNQERLAVSENQQNQKQLLSDLEATKSRYKLAQLNYRRARLLKSEGAIAEASFDAAEVELQQRESEVKSLQAKLAALQVNQDAVRNGLSLSRTRSNYDPSIRLVELQLQIAEDQQGIQTLKKKIQGTKAEFSQAKKDLQHKQAVTIKSPESGVMWRVTAQPGKFVQEGESLGQIAVCNERWVDAWVDEQKVQLLQVGTPAEIKLNGTASSITFTGKISVIRSGIGRLSAGEDTVVAMMPNLPRHTQVQIRLDTEPSPYSSENMRNGNLCYVGYTGRVVFKVQSTSFLRVLNLH, via the coding sequence ATGCCAATGTTCAAACGTCCTCATGCTTCCCAAAGTACTGAAACTGTTAATGGTCAGCCTTCATCTCTTCATGAGTTAAAAGTCTTGCGTGAACCAAAGTCAGTACGCTCTCTAGCCTCCAATGTAGCAATGATTCTAATCAGTACTGCATTGCTAAGTTGGTCTTTCCACTTCATGAAGGCTCAACTAACAACTGTAAATAGCGTTGATGCAGTTATGAACGGTAGGCTGACGGACATACGAGCACAACAAGAAGGTGTGCTTTCAAAAGTTACAGTCAAAACTGGTCAGTCTATAAGCTCTAAGGAATTGTTATTTGTTATAGAAAATCAACGAGCTAGCCAACTTCAAGCTCAAGAAATTTCTAGTCGCCTGAATCAACAAGAAGCAGAATTGAGACAGTTAGAAGAACGTTTAGCGCATAAACTGTCACTTCTGAATATAGTAAATCGAGATGCTGTAAACCAAGAGAGGTTGGCAGTCTCGGAGAATCAACAAAACCAAAAGCAATTACTGTCCGATCTTGAAGCTACAAAGTCGCGTTACAAACTTGCACAATTAAACTATAGGCGAGCAAGGCTTTTAAAGTCAGAAGGAGCGATTGCCGAAGCCAGCTTTGATGCAGCAGAGGTCGAACTCCAACAACGTGAAAGTGAAGTAAAAAGCCTGCAAGCTAAACTTGCAGCCTTACAGGTTAACCAAGATGCTGTTCGGAATGGCTTATCCTTATCTAGAACAAGGAGTAACTACGACCCAAGTATTCGTTTAGTAGAATTGCAATTGCAAATTGCTGAAGACCAGCAAGGAATTCAAACCTTGAAAAAAAAGATTCAAGGAACTAAAGCAGAGTTTAGTCAGGCAAAGAAAGATTTACAACACAAGCAGGCTGTGACAATCAAATCACCGGAATCTGGAGTAATGTGGCGGGTGACTGCCCAACCTGGCAAATTTGTGCAAGAAGGAGAATCTCTAGGACAAATTGCGGTCTGTAATGAACGATGGGTAGATGCTTGGGTGGACGAACAGAAGGTGCAATTACTTCAAGTTGGAACTCCAGCCGAGATTAAGCTAAATGGTACAGCGTCATCCATTACCTTTACAGGAAAAATCTCGGTTATCCGTTCGGGGATCGGACGATTGTCTGCCGGAGAAGATACTGTTGTAGCAATGATGCCAAACTTACCACGACATACGCAAGTTCAGATTAGATTAGATACCGAACCTAGCCCTTACTCATCCGAGAATATGCGTAATGGCAATCTTTGTTATGTCGGTTATACAGGGCGGGTAGTATTCAAGGTGCAATCTACCAGTTTTTTGCGGGTTCTTAATTTGCACTAG
- a CDS encoding ABC transporter substrate-binding protein has translation MLYRPINKLQRFIRNQSLLRVGAFLATLLGIILFSWVALAQRPVTLNMLITAPDAQPWRQGLIKDFEAANPGIRLNLVEGPNATNLLEDLYTSSFILGESPYDLINMDVIWTPKFAAAGWLLPLDDRISQQELAAFSAKDVEGGRYQDKLYRIPMRSDAGMLYYREDLLQQAGLKPPETFADLMQISQTLQKKDKVNWGYLWQGRQYEGLVAMFLEVLEGFGGFWVNPDTLEVGLDRPETLQAIEFLRSTVKEGISPPGVTTYQEEDTRRLFQSGQVAFLRSWPYAWPLGQAENSPIRGKIAIKPMVHAPGQTGAACLGGWGLGIAKNSRHPEEAWKAIQYFTSKEAQRRFILTAGFVPSRQELFTDPEIVAKYPHYPQLLQVVNNAVLRPPIAQYAQTSDILQRYLSAALAGRMAPERAMQAAAAETRRLLGAKG, from the coding sequence ATGTTGTACCGACCAATAAACAAACTGCAAAGATTCATCCGAAACCAAAGTTTGTTGCGTGTGGGAGCCTTTCTGGCAACCCTGTTGGGTATCATCTTGTTTAGTTGGGTAGCACTCGCGCAGCGACCAGTTACCCTCAATATGTTAATCACAGCCCCTGATGCCCAACCTTGGAGACAGGGTTTAATTAAAGACTTCGAGGCTGCCAACCCAGGCATTCGCCTTAACCTAGTTGAAGGGCCGAATGCAACAAACTTGCTAGAAGACCTATATACTTCATCTTTTATCTTGGGGGAATCTCCTTATGATTTGATAAATATGGATGTCATTTGGACACCCAAGTTTGCTGCGGCTGGATGGTTGCTACCCCTAGACGATCGCATTTCTCAACAGGAGTTAGCAGCATTTTCAGCTAAAGATGTAGAAGGGGGACGTTACCAAGACAAACTTTACCGCATTCCTATGCGTTCTGATGCGGGAATGCTCTACTACCGGGAAGATTTACTCCAACAAGCAGGACTCAAACCCCCAGAAACTTTTGCGGATTTGATGCAAATTTCCCAAACCTTGCAGAAGAAAGATAAAGTGAATTGGGGCTATCTGTGGCAAGGTCGCCAATACGAAGGACTCGTGGCGATGTTTCTCGAAGTCCTCGAAGGCTTTGGTGGCTTCTGGGTGAATCCCGACACCTTGGAAGTTGGACTAGATAGACCAGAAACATTACAAGCCATTGAGTTTCTGCGTAGTACCGTCAAGGAAGGCATTTCTCCCCCTGGCGTGACAACCTACCAAGAAGAAGATACTCGGCGCTTGTTTCAAAGTGGTCAAGTAGCATTTTTACGCAGTTGGCCTTACGCTTGGCCTTTAGGTCAGGCAGAAAATTCGCCAATTCGGGGCAAAATTGCGATTAAGCCAATGGTTCATGCTCCTGGGCAAACGGGAGCAGCCTGTCTGGGGGGTTGGGGTTTAGGGATTGCCAAAAACTCCAGACATCCTGAAGAAGCTTGGAAAGCAATTCAATATTTTACGAGCAAAGAAGCACAACGCCGCTTCATTTTAACCGCAGGCTTTGTACCAAGCCGCCAAGAATTGTTTACAGACCCAGAAATAGTTGCCAAATACCCCCACTATCCCCAACTACTGCAAGTAGTGAACAATGCCGTTTTGCGTCCACCCATTGCCCAGTACGCCCAGACTTCAGATATTTTGCAGCGTTATCTCAGCGCCGCCCTAGCCGGTCGGATGGCTCCTGAACGAGCAATGCAAGCGGCGGCGGCGGAAACGCGCCGATTGTTAGGGGCTAAAGGCTAG
- a CDS encoding glycosyltransferase → MNNDEKRTSKSFFSGVWILFIISAIVFVSTVFISTWTSTGPTLFPTYEVNPSMTRLLPTVLQIPSIDCELLFPNVAVILVCVCLRFIQPTNGTRFVMKLILLFLATRYFIWRTVATLNFSHPASVVFSLTIYILEVISFFSCCLYTLQTIWSNSKVRSAEANQYSQAVLSGQYLPSVDVLVPTYNEPDYIVRRTIIGCQAMEYLNKTIYILDDTRRPHIKALAQELGCEYITRPDNTHAKAGNLNNALKHIDGELVVSIDADFVPFKNFLTRTVGFFQNPKISLVQTPQYFYNADYHSRNLGLENFLPNDLEHFYGLQQSNRDVGNSVICCGSSYVVRRSCLDAVGGYYTRCCVEDFQTSLRMLTQGFRLIFLNEVLSTGESTRTYTDFIDQRLRWLQGNFQVYFCGDDIPIWSKLNWIQKSYSISQFLYCFQSVFRAVFILAPLCSAFLGISPFIATSPEILYYFMPFWLLHIAIYGWASNYRVSYFWNEVYETIFCFPALKRLCLIIRNPFARASRATRKGVKADRKNYNFDHTLPLIILLALSGLILGLHLLGLQLGVWLTLDESSSVLRFWLFYNALFMGVAILSAIDQPIRRTMDRFPLKTACKITTKDKVFLGYTQNLSESGARVVLIKPDVALNTLIVEITFLEYGFSIQAEVVRYFFKKDEFGIALQFVQLETEQQRKLVEVLYTEMTWWKQRKKPGTLDSFLAMIASTIQARPLLNRYH, encoded by the coding sequence ATGAACAATGACGAAAAACGAACCTCAAAAAGTTTTTTTTCAGGGGTCTGGATACTGTTTATCATCAGTGCTATCGTATTTGTATCAACAGTATTTATTAGTACTTGGACAAGCACAGGACCAACACTTTTTCCAACCTATGAAGTTAATCCAAGTATGACTCGATTATTGCCAACTGTATTACAGATTCCATCCATTGATTGTGAATTATTATTTCCTAATGTTGCTGTTATTTTAGTTTGTGTTTGTCTGCGGTTTATTCAACCTACAAATGGTACCCGCTTTGTCATGAAATTAATCCTATTATTTCTGGCAACACGTTACTTTATCTGGCGAACAGTTGCCACTTTAAATTTTTCCCATCCAGCTAGTGTAGTTTTTTCTTTAACAATTTATATTTTAGAAGTAATTTCCTTTTTTTCTTGCTGTTTATATACACTGCAAACTATTTGGTCAAACTCCAAAGTACGAAGCGCAGAAGCGAATCAATATTCTCAAGCTGTTCTTTCTGGCCAATATCTTCCCTCAGTTGATGTGCTGGTTCCTACTTATAATGAACCAGACTATATTGTTCGCCGAACTATTATCGGCTGTCAGGCAATGGAGTATCTCAACAAAACTATTTACATTTTAGATGATACTCGCCGCCCTCACATTAAAGCACTGGCACAGGAATTGGGATGTGAATACATCACTCGCCCAGATAATACCCATGCAAAGGCTGGTAACTTAAATAACGCGTTGAAGCATATTGACGGTGAATTAGTTGTATCTATTGATGCAGACTTTGTGCCATTCAAAAACTTTTTGACTCGAACAGTTGGCTTTTTTCAAAATCCAAAAATTTCCCTTGTCCAGACTCCACAATACTTTTACAATGCAGACTATCATTCTCGAAATTTAGGGTTAGAAAATTTTCTACCCAATGATTTAGAGCATTTCTATGGATTACAGCAATCAAATCGAGATGTAGGCAATAGTGTGATTTGCTGTGGCAGTTCCTATGTTGTTCGACGAAGTTGTCTTGATGCCGTTGGAGGTTATTACACTCGATGCTGCGTTGAGGACTTTCAAACATCTTTGCGGATGTTGACGCAGGGTTTTCGGCTGATTTTTCTCAATGAAGTTCTTAGTACAGGAGAATCAACTCGAACCTATACAGATTTTATCGATCAGCGACTTCGCTGGTTACAAGGAAATTTTCAGGTTTACTTTTGTGGCGATGATATTCCGATTTGGTCGAAACTAAACTGGATTCAAAAAAGCTACAGCATATCGCAATTTCTTTATTGCTTTCAATCAGTGTTTCGAGCTGTTTTTATATTGGCACCTCTGTGCAGTGCCTTCCTTGGAATTTCACCCTTTATTGCAACCTCGCCTGAAATTCTCTACTACTTCATGCCATTCTGGTTGTTGCATATTGCAATTTATGGTTGGGCATCAAATTACCGAGTTTCTTACTTTTGGAACGAAGTATACGAAACAATCTTTTGTTTTCCAGCACTCAAGCGATTGTGTCTCATTATCCGCAATCCTTTTGCTAGAGCAAGTCGGGCTACTCGTAAAGGGGTCAAGGCAGATCGAAAAAATTACAATTTCGATCATACATTGCCACTCATTATTCTTTTAGCATTGTCGGGATTGATTCTTGGATTGCATCTTCTTGGGCTACAACTTGGAGTTTGGTTAACTTTGGATGAAAGTTCAAGTGTATTAAGATTCTGGCTTTTCTACAATGCTCTATTTATGGGAGTAGCTATTCTATCCGCTATCGACCAGCCAATTCGGCGGACAATGGATCGTTTCCCTTTAAAAACAGCTTGTAAGATCACAACTAAAGATAAAGTTTTTTTGGGTTACACTCAAAACCTTTCTGAAAGTGGAGCTAGAGTGGTATTGATTAAGCCAGATGTCGCCCTCAATACATTGATCGTCGAGATTACATTTTTGGAGTATGGTTTTTCCATACAGGCGGAGGTTGTTCGTTATTTTTTTAAGAAAGATGAGTTCGGGATCGCCCTGCAATTTGTCCAGCTTGAAACTGAGCAACAGCGTAAATTGGTTGAGGTGCTGTATACCGAAATGACTTGGTGGAAACAGCGCAAGAAGCCTGGAACTTTAGACTCTTTTCTAGCGATGATAGCCTCTACCATTCAAGCAAGACCACTTCTCAATCGGTATCACTGA
- a CDS encoding ABC transporter ATP-binding protein: MAKLELKNLNKTYNPKVVPVKDVSLTVDNNEFLTLLGPSGCGKSTVLRMIAGLEEPTRGQIKIGDVDVTNKRAADRNIAMVFQSYALYPHMTVYENLASGLKLKKVPPAEIKRRVAEVAEVLGLEELMNRKPGQMSGGQRQRVAVGRALARNADVYLLDEPLSNLDALLRERVRADLKQIFAAQKVPVVYVTHDQTEAMTLSTKVALLNNGYVQQLDPPDRIYNHPANLFVAGFVGSPQMNLLTVPCQGRYALLGNFQVRLPDLPTVPPQIILGIRPENVRIAQPGDSQTIQGRVYLVENLGMHYLVSVRVEGSPTGALTVRALLPIDQNWSGEDITLTFPPENIHWFDVESGHALVKRQMLGVRG, encoded by the coding sequence ATGGCTAAACTTGAACTCAAAAATTTGAATAAAACCTATAATCCCAAAGTTGTCCCGGTCAAAGACGTTAGCTTAACTGTAGATAACAATGAATTTCTGACTCTACTCGGCCCTTCGGGTTGTGGCAAATCTACAGTCTTACGCATGATTGCCGGTCTTGAAGAACCTACTCGTGGACAAATCAAGATTGGGGATGTAGATGTCACCAATAAGCGAGCAGCCGATCGCAATATTGCTATGGTATTCCAAAGCTATGCACTCTATCCCCACATGACGGTGTACGAAAATCTGGCTTCTGGGCTGAAGCTGAAAAAAGTACCACCAGCAGAAATTAAACGGCGGGTAGCAGAAGTGGCAGAGGTTTTGGGATTAGAGGAGTTAATGAACCGTAAGCCTGGACAAATGTCTGGAGGTCAACGCCAGCGAGTTGCTGTCGGTCGGGCTTTAGCGCGTAATGCTGATGTGTATCTGCTAGATGAACCTTTAAGCAACCTAGATGCACTATTACGGGAACGAGTCCGCGCCGACCTTAAACAAATCTTTGCCGCCCAAAAAGTGCCAGTAGTCTACGTCACCCACGACCAAACAGAAGCAATGACACTTTCTACGAAAGTAGCTTTGCTCAACAATGGCTACGTGCAGCAACTTGACCCACCAGACCGCATCTATAACCATCCAGCTAACTTATTTGTGGCAGGATTTGTTGGCAGTCCCCAAATGAATTTGCTAACTGTACCCTGTCAGGGAAGATATGCCCTACTCGGTAACTTCCAAGTGCGTTTGCCAGACCTCCCCACTGTACCACCCCAAATTATCTTAGGAATCCGCCCAGAAAATGTCCGCATTGCTCAACCCGGTGATAGCCAAACTATCCAAGGGCGAGTGTATTTAGTAGAAAACTTGGGTATGCACTATTTGGTCAGTGTCAGGGTTGAAGGTTCACCAACCGGAGCGCTGACAGTACGTGCTTTGTTGCCAATAGATCAAAATTGGAGTGGCGAAGATATTACCCTAACATTCCCCCCTGAAAATATTCACTGGTTTGATGTTGAGTCTGGTCATGCACTTGTCAAGCGGCAAATGTTAGGTGTGAGGGGCTAA
- a CDS encoding carbohydrate ABC transporter permease, which translates to MTNSQTLRSREQRTAWILLAPALLLLLFVFAYPILRAFWLSVFTRNLGTELQPVFSGLDNYVRMAGDGRFWQSLWATTVFTTASVISELLLGLGIALVLNQAFFGRGIVRTIAILPWALPTALIGLAWAWIFNDQFGVVNDILRRLGLIDTGINWLGDPTLAMIAVVFADVWKTTPFISILLLAGLQSISQDLYEAYSVDGATAWQSFRNITLPLLLPQILIAVLFRFAQAFGIFDLIAVMTGGGPGGATEVVSLYIYSTVMRYLDFGYGAALVVVTFLILIAAVAIASFLLNKYRARSSGAI; encoded by the coding sequence ATGACTAACTCACAAACACTCCGAAGTCGGGAACAACGCACAGCTTGGATATTACTAGCACCCGCATTGCTGCTGCTGTTGTTTGTATTTGCCTACCCAATTTTACGGGCATTTTGGTTAAGTGTATTTACTAGGAACTTGGGAACGGAGTTACAACCCGTATTCTCTGGTTTAGACAATTATGTGCGGATGGCGGGGGATGGTCGTTTTTGGCAGAGTTTATGGGCAACGACTGTGTTCACCACAGCATCGGTCATCTCCGAACTACTGCTAGGGCTGGGGATTGCTCTGGTTTTGAATCAGGCGTTTTTTGGCCGGGGCATAGTGCGTACAATTGCTATTTTACCTTGGGCTTTGCCTACAGCTTTGATTGGGCTGGCATGGGCTTGGATTTTTAACGATCAGTTTGGAGTCGTCAACGATATCCTGCGAAGGTTGGGATTGATTGACACGGGAATTAACTGGTTAGGAGATCCAACGCTGGCGATGATAGCAGTGGTGTTTGCTGATGTTTGGAAAACTACACCATTTATTAGTATCTTGCTGCTAGCTGGTTTACAGTCGATATCACAAGACCTCTATGAAGCTTATTCAGTGGATGGGGCAACTGCTTGGCAAAGCTTCCGCAATATTACCTTGCCATTGCTACTGCCACAAATTTTAATTGCAGTGCTGTTTCGGTTTGCGCAAGCTTTTGGGATTTTCGACTTAATTGCGGTAATGACTGGGGGTGGCCCTGGTGGCGCGACAGAAGTGGTGTCATTGTACATTTACTCTACAGTGATGCGCTACTTAGATTTTGGTTATGGTGCAGCCCTGGTCGTAGTGACATTTCTGATATTAATTGCAGCTGTGGCGATCGCAAGTTTCTTATTAAATAAATACCGTGCCAGATCATCAGGAGCCATTTAA